Below is a genomic region from Primulina eburnea isolate SZY01 chromosome 9, ASM2296580v1, whole genome shotgun sequence.
AAGGCAGTCCTGCCTCGAAACTAACATGTATAAAGCGCCCATTTTTCAACATAAGGTGTCATCAACTGATTATCTGTTGGTGAGGTCTGCGAAGGGTAAACTGTCTATCAGACGCATTGACAGGATTGATGTTGTTGGACAACAGGTTATTCTGACATTCTTGCTATATTTTTTAAAGTAAACTGTCAGCCGTCTTGTTTGATATCTCCAAAATGTGAGTTATACAGTCTTTTGTCTGTTTTTCCTCTGTTGCTTTCTGGGAAAATTGCTTCATTGCATGACTATTGTGATGCATGGTAAACCAACTCCTTTTCTGTAAAATCGTGAAAGTATAATTCTTTTGATTTCTTAATCGACATACATATTGGATCAAAACCAGATGAATTGTTATTAAGAGATTAGATTGAATTTAAAGAAGGGAAGCATATAGGCTGAAAAACCGATTTCATTAGATTAGAAAAATAAAGAATACAAACTTCTTATTTATGGAGTTCTATCTTCCTAGTTGAAGAAGGATTCTTATCTTCTACTAATACCTAatcttgaaaattttaaaacaaatttaatCTATCATATCCAGCTAGTTATTCAAATAAGAAAAACTCTCATACGATACCCAATACTTCCCTCAAGTTGTGTCGTATATATTGATCATGTCCAGCTTGGAACTCAAGTCTTCAAAACGAGGCCTGTGGAGTGCCTTAGTCAATATGTATGTTGTTTGCATGTGATAACATAGATAAGCTCAATGACTTTATTTTCAATCTTCTCACTTCTAAATGTCGATCCACTTCAACATGCTTTGTTCGATCACGGTGAACCGGATTTTTGGCTATGCTTATAGTAGTTTGATTGTCACACCTTACCTCCACGGGTCGTCCTTCCTCAAACATTATTTCTGTGAGCGGTATTCACATATCCCATGAGGTAAAGTTCGATATTCTGCCCCAATACTGCTGCGTGCCACAACAAATTGTTTTTGCTTTGCATGTTACTAAATTTCCCCCAAAAAATGTACAATATCCTGAAGTGGAGTGTCTCTCTATGTGCGACCCATCCTAATCAGCATCACTATACACTTCAATGTCTCGAACTGAGAATTTTTGAAGAACAACACTATGTCTGGATTTTCTTTGAGATATCTTAGAATTCGGTATACTGCATCCATGTGGTCTTCTGTAGGCCTATTCATAAATTGATTGATAACACTCACAGGGAATCCAATATTAGAGCACGTGTGGGAGATATATTATGAAGGGGGATCATAAACGGGATGACTAATGAATCGTGTATATGTTTGATACCAAAGAAACATGACTCATTAAAGGCTAAAGACTTCAGACCCATTTGCCTAACGAGCTTATACAAGATAATAGCAAAAGTGCTGGTTACAAGGATGGAAAAAGTGTTGTCACATACATTGTCAGAATCTCAAAATGCATTTTTTGAGGGAAAGCAAATATTGGATTGTTGTTTGATTGCGAATGAGTTGGTGGAAGAAgggaaaaagaaaaacaaaaaagggTGGGTATTGAAAAGTAATTTTGAAAAAGCGTATGACAATGTTGAATGGGATTTCTTGAATTTCGTAGTAGGAAAAAAGAGTTTCGGGGAGAGATGGAGAAGATGGATAAGAGGATGCGTATCTAATGTCTCTTTTCCCATCATGATTAATGGGAGACCGAGGGGGAAATTTAAAGCATACAAAGGGCTTAGACAGGGAGATCCTTTATCACCATTTTTGTTCAATATGGTAGTGGATGTTTTGGGAAGATTGATTGACAAAGCGAAAGAGGCGAACTTAATCCAAGGGTTTCAAGTGGGCCGAGAAAATGTGGAAGTATCGCATATCCAGTTTGCGGATGATACATTGTTTTTTGTTAAGAGAGAGAAACACATAAGCTTTTTGGTGCAAGTCGTGAAGTCATTTTGTGATATGTCAGGATTGATGATCAATTTGGACAAGAGTGCTTTATTGGGTTTAAATCAAGAAGAAGTTGAAGAGGAAGAGATATCCCAGAAGATTGGTTGTCGTAGGGATCAATGGCCAATAAAATACTTGGGAGTCCCTCTAGGGGTTAACCCTCCAAAAGTGTCTTTTTGGGAACCTATCATGATTAAGATAACTAGAAAATTGGCAACTTTGAAAAAGGCTTTTTTGTCCAAAAGGGGAAGAGTAACATTGATTGTTGCTGCATTGAATGCTTTGCCTATATACTTCTTGTCCCTTTTCAAGGTACCAAAATGAGTAGCGGGGGCGATAGAGAAAATAATGAGAGATTTTCTGTGGGATGGAAACGAGGGTGAACCACATTGTCATATGGTTGTGTGGGAACAAGTTTGTAGACCGAAAGAGAAAGGTGGCTTAGGTATCGGAAATATTTGTTTAAGAAATAAAGCGTTGTTGGGAAAATGGTGGTGGAGGTTTAACGTTGAAAATGAGCCGTTGTGGAAAAGAATAATAAGGAGTAAGTATGGGTTACAAGAAAATGGATGGGATGCGGGGTTGGCTACGAACGTGACGTTCAGATGTCCGTGGAAGTTCATCTCTAGATCTTACCCGACTTATCACCGACAACTGAGATTAGTGGTTCGAGTGGGTACAAAAATCAGGTTTTGAGAGGATATTTAGTGGGGGGATTTACCTTTCCGGGATATGTTTCCTTctttatttcagatttcttcgGTTCGTAATTTACCTATATCTTATTTTGTTGCATTTGATACCTCGTCACATGATTTTTCTTGGGATTTGCATTTCCGAAGATCTCTCCGAGAGGAAGAGATCATTCAGTTGTCTTCGTTTTTAAGCATTTTGGAAAGGGTATGATCAGTGGAAGGGGTCGATGATATTCGAGAGTGGGAGGGGGATCCGTCCGGGAAGTTCACAGTCAAATCTTTTTTCCAATCATTATTTTCCGCAAATAATCGTGCccaagatttcaaatttttccatATCATTTGGAAAACTCCTATTCCGACAAAGATTCAGATATTCTCTGGACGGCAATCCTAGGAAAATTACCGACCTCCGAGATGATGCAAAAGAGATGGCCTAAATGTGCTCTTTGCCCCAACTGGTGCTTGTTGTGTCGTAAGGATTTGGAAACACAAGATCATATGCTCATTCATTGTAAGTTCACTAATGAATTGTGGGCTAGGGCTTTGGAAGAAATGAGACTGGTTTGGGTCGTGCCAAAAACAACACAAGATTTGTTTAATACGGATCTTGGACAAATGCTCGGTAAAAGAGgtaaaaaaaattggagagTGGTGATATATGGAATTTGTTGGGCAATCTGGTTAGAGAGAAATAGAACAATTTTTGAAGAATTGGAAAACATCACTGAAGAATGGTGAGAAAAAATCAAGATCAAAATAACAAACTGGATTGGATCTAATAAAGAGTTTCAGGACTTTTCGATACTTGATCTTCTACGAAATTGGACTTATGTGTATTGTTAATTGAATGCTTTTCTCTTTCTTGGTAGTGGACCACTAGTCCGCTTCATGTAATGGAAACAATCAcatatcaataatattattatgtttcttataaaaaaaaatttcttttaacagGTCTAGCACGTTTTTCCTTTGTGAGATTGAAATTCCTAGAGATGACCTTGCCACTTCCATTCCCACGAAGTACTTAAGAAGTTCAATGTCGTTCATTTCAAATTCCTTTTAGAGAAGGGACTTTGTATGCACCATCTTCTCACTGGAATTTCATGTAAGAACAATAGCATCAATGTAAATAGAGAATACCAGATCTTTCCTTCTCCCAAGTGTCTGATGAATAAGGTGTGATCCGATTGACCCTGCATGTACTCATTTATTTTCAGGACATTTGAAAAATGTGGAACCAATGCGCGAGGTgattgttttagaccatataatgatTTCCTCGACTTTCATACTTTATTGATCGTAGATTCATTCTCAAAATCAAGACGAATGTCCATATAAATTTCTTACTCTAGATCCCCATTGAGGAAAAGATTTTTTACATCAAGTTGATAAAAAGATTTGCAATTGAGAGAAGAACTCGAATGATATTAAGTCTGGCCACGTGAGCAAAAGTTTCTTAGTAATCAGTGCCATATGACTGAATTTCTTTTTGTCATTAATCGAGCTTTGAACCTCTCTATGTTCCCATCAGCTTTGGGTTTTACAGAGAAGATCCATTTGCATTCAAATGTCTATTTTTCATGAGGGAGTTTTGTAAGAATCCATGTATTATTCTTCTCAAGAGCCCGTATTTCTTCAAATGCAGCAGCCTTCCAGTTAGGATCTTGGAGAGCATCTTAGATAGTTAATGGAATCCGAGTTTGTTATAACCTGGATACACAAACTCGAAAGGCATGTGATCATTACGCTAGAGGAACAAAGTGACATATAGGATGTCGTGTGCATGATCAAACACCTCTCCTTAATACAACCGTCCTATCATCATCATGATCAATCATTGGAGAAGTATCACAATTAGGATTAAATGTACCTTGTGTATTTTCAATGGATTTTGGCTCCGAGGTCAAGTCAGGGCTTTGTTGAATCTGTTCTGGGTGTTGAAGAGTCTCCTTATGGGTGTGGTTTCCTCCAAGCATAAACTTGTAGAGGTGGACTTGGTGAATCAGTGATGGCAGGTGTTGTGTTTGGTTCGGGTATGAAAGAGGGACTTGGATTGGGGTAACGGGTTCCAATTGTAGTGTCCATCAAGGTATAAAATTTCTTGGTGATGGGAGAATAACACTTGTACCCTTTTTTATCCGCAgaataacaaaaaaaatgcATTTGATCGCTTGGAGGTCAAGTTTAATGTGGTTATGTTGATGTACGTGTACTAATTCTGAACAACCAAAAACCTTGAGAGGAATTTCATGAACCAGATATGAAGTGGGGAATTGAGTGTCGacttcatgaattaaaacagGGCGACGGATCTGTCACCCAATATTTCACGACCCTACTTAGATGCTGGCAGCAGATTGATTTGTTTGAACTGCACGAGTGAGAGCGTCCAGATGATGGGGAACTCTAGTACTTGCTGTTGACATAATTCAACTAATGTTAGATTAGGAATCTCGATCCTTGCCTTGGGTGCACTGCTGACTTATAATACTTTTCAAGGGTTTCTTGAAAATTGTTTGTGATTTTTCTCGTTgtagatttataagaaattaaaAATTGTCCAACTATTTTTTATGATGTTTGTATTCTTATTTGTTTGTGTTGTTTATCTGTAGGAGCCTCATGTGGAGGTTATGTCTCCTGGGTCGAAAGTTGTTCAGTTCTATATTATGAACAGGTTATTGGTTTACATGTATCGCGAGTTTCGTGCAGCAGAAAAACGTGGTTTGCGTCCTTCTATGCGTGCTGATGAGTTATCTGCGTTGTTTCCTGGCTTGTCTGAAGCCTTTCTTCGGAAGAGACTGAAAAATTGTGCTGAATTTCAGGTCCAAGTCCTGCTGTAGTTTTTTGCTTGACTTACTTGAAGTTGAATCTGATTTTCCCCACTCTTATGCGCAATGTCTTCCTCTCTTCCTCACACACCCAGgaaaaaacaaagaaataaagaaaaaggaaacatgTAGCTTATCAAGTAATCAAACATTTGTGAAGTATGAAACCTGAGAAAACGAAGAAATTGCACATTTTcacattttttaataatattgcTGCTAAGTTTAATTAAATATTCTCATTGTTGTCAATTTCCATGTGTATAatcaaatcatttttttaaatatgctACTAGAGAGGAGCAAATGGACATTTTCTTTGGGTTATGAAGCGTAATTTTCGCATTCCCTCAGAGGAAGAGCTAAGAAGGATGGTGACACCTGAAAATGTGAGTATCTATCACGAATTTATCATTTTTATCTTAGAAAAGGGCTTTATGCCAGATATAAGATAATGTATATCCGAAAGCTTTTTGATTTTGACTTGAGCAAAAGGGTGTTCTATTTCTTATATAGTAAGCATGCATGCAAAGGCTGAGCAAGATGCCCGTAGCTAAGATGTGTATTTCCAATTCTTGTATAATTTGCACATGTTGGTCGTTAACTTGGAAATTCTTGGAAAGTGTCTCAAATGATGAAATGCTTCGGCATATTTGGATTTACTGCATTGTAAGATCAGATTTGTGAGGGTAATAATTTTAGGAGACTTGGGTACCTAAAAAAGTTGGAAGGAGAAAGAGAATAGAATAAAAGGTTGATGACTTGGTAACTTGATCTCATTTCAGATCCTTGCAAATAAAAGCCTTGAATTAGTGAAACAATGTACTGTCTATTTATTGTTACTGTTTTTTTTTGTATGTGCCTAGGTGTGTTCTTATGAGAGGATGCAAGCTGGCTTATACAGACTAAAGCGATTGGGAATCTCCAGACTGACTCTTCCCACAGGTCTATCATCTGCAATGAATCAGCTTCCGGATGAAGCAATTACTTTGGCTGCTGCATCACATATTGAGAGGGAGCTGCAGATAACCCCATGGAACTTGAGTAGTAATTTTGTTTCCTGTACAAACCAGGTAATCTATGTCTATAATTGTATTCCTCACCTCAACCTCTCTCTATTCCCCATCCCCGCGCGGTTGGCTGCTCGTTCCTAAGATCAAATTGTGTTCATTCATCATCATCTGTGTTAGGTCGAAATTTCAACTAGTTAGATTATGCGTCACTCCGATTTTTTATCGGGTTGTAACATGCAGCAATTAGCTATCAGTGAGGCTCTGTTGACTGTACAATGTGAAAACTATGCTCCGTCTTTAGTTTCCGTTTAGCTGTCATCTTTTTCATTTATTTGGTCTTTTGTGTGTTGGTTGGTCTCCACAAAAAATCTTTGatggatttttttatttacCGTCTGCTTGGCTACTTGTGTCAGTACGTCATATGGTCATATAACATGATGTAAATCAGATTCCTGGATTATGCAACAGCAATTATCTTGGAATATTAACACATGTAATAGCTATATTTCTTTCATCTTACATTTTTTCCCTCTTCCAATGTCAGGACTCAGGAAATTTGTTGTTAGAGAAATCTCAAAATGATATCCGTTGTTTTTTGTGCACGTTGCAAAAGGGATTCTGCTACTGAAAGTTATACATCTTTTTTAACCAAATATGTCTAACTGTACCAAAACGAATTTCAGGTTACATGCATGAGAATTTGTGATTTCATGATCTGTCAATTTAATGCTCTAAGTTCCACTATATAAATTCTAAGAGGATGCTTAAATTACTGTTCTATGCCACATAACTTTGTTTGCACTTTGGGTGAAACTGTTTGGTATCTGAATCGGCAATGCTTATTGCTGATTGGTCTACATGTGATTAGATTTGGTTTATCTTGGGATCGCTCCAGTTGCTGTGTGACCTCAGTAATATATATTTGAAGTATGTCTAGGGCCTGCCGTTTCTTTTTTGACAACCAAAATCATAAGTGTCCTCCAGAGTTATTCATAGAATATCAGAAATTATGTATGTTTTCCCTTCTcgttttgttttatttaaattgatctGAGCAATAATTATTCACATTGTCACACTGTGCAGGCTGACCGTTGAATCACTAAGCAATTCTTGATATAGACCACCCTGGATAAAGTGACTTTATcaaatttttagtatttattatTCTTTTGAAAAGATATTAAGATGCTGTCCCGTTGATCCGTTTTTGAATAAAGATACTTGCacgatttttatatttaaattattttctttatctGTTACAATCGTATATAATAATTTGCTGCTCTTCCATATTCAGGATAGAGAAAACATCGAGCGCCTTGAGATTACTGGGGTTGGTGACCCTTCAGGAAGAGGCCTAGGTTTCAGCTATGTCCGTGCTACTCCGAAAGCTCCAATTTCGAATTCGATGGTGAAAAAGAAGCCAGTTGTTGGTAAGGGATCGACTGTGACTGGAACAGATGCTGATCTTCGCAGATTGAGCATGGAGGCTGCGAGAGAGGTTTGTTGATTGTTCTTTTGAAATCCTTCAAGTGCACAGCTCGTAAATGTTGAACGTATGAGACAAAAAATTTGTAACCTCAACTATTAAGCTTTTTAATGTTGTTATTACTGGTGCTCAAGAAATCTTTATGTTTTTCATTTCCCTTGTGTGTACATCTATCTATCCTTATTTGAATTAAAATGCATTTGATGCCTTCTTTTCAAGCAGATATATACCTTTTGCACTGCTTCTTAATTTTCATGCTAAATATTAGTCCACGGGGGCTAAGATGGCAAGTGGAACATCAGATTGAAGATTGTGTTTGTGCTGTTAGAATACATATTTAAGAGTTTAATTTCTGATAGCACTTCTGCCATATGACCTAGCATCAGTACTTAACCATTAAAAGTCCATCAAACAGTATCCACAGTTAATTGTTCAGACATACTTGTACAAGGTTGAAACCATGAAATGATTTTTTCAAATGCCTGGATTCTTTTAGTTCTCTCGTTGACTTCATGGTAAAATGATTAGGGATGTGGCAGTGAATCTGTTACTTTATGATAATGGGTTTATGTTGTTCATAAAGTTAAGCTTATGGTAACTATGTCATGTTTATATACAGCTTCTCCTCAAATTCAATGTTCCAGAGGAGCAGATTGCCAAACAAACTCGATGGCACCGAATTGCTTTGATACGCAAGCTTTCTAGTGAGCAAGCTGCGTCAGGGGTTAAAGTTGATCCGACAACAGTAAGCAAATTCGCTAGAGGACAACGTATGTCTTTTTTGCAGCTTCAGCAGCAAACTAGAGAAAAATGTCAAGAAATATGGGATCGACAAGTTCAAAGTCTTTGTGCTGGTGATGGTGAGGAGAATGAGAGTGAATCGGAAGCTAACAGTGACTTGGATTCTTTCGCTGGGGATCTGGAAAATCTTCTGGATGCAGAAGAAGGTGAAGAGGGCGAAGACAGTGATTATGAATCTAAGCATGACACTGTTGATGGTGTCAAGAGCCTAAAAATGAGAAGGCGCCCATTTCAAACTCAGGCAGAAGAAGTGATCGAAGATGAGGCTGCAGAAGCAGCAGAATTGTGCAGGATGCTAATGGATGGTACGATTTTTTCTGAATTCATTAATACAGGATGCTTGTAATGGCTCTTCATCAAATCTGGCAGTGTAATTTTATAGATTTCTTAATCTACAAGAAAATTTCTGATGCATAATCTAAGCCCTGTTTGTTTGGGCTGTTAAGCTCTACTCAACTCAAAAAACATCAGTACAATTCCATCTacttacaaaatatttttccaaacaatgtttaaatatttttccaCTAAATTTTAGTTTCATAACCTTTGAGTTGAATTGAAATGAAAGTGCAGCCAATCGCTATCTTAATTGTTTGATGACCGCATGATCATTAGTTATTGTTGACAATATGAATAATGTAAAATTGTTCGTTGCAGTGACTAGATGCTATTACCCTGAAGACAATTCCCATGCTTGAAGAACACTTGCCTCAttcatttatgtttttatgtaaaaatgaCATTCTTGTTGAATTCCCTCGCTAAACCAGTTGGCTTTTGGACTCTGAATGGCACCCATGGACCGCTGATATTGCTTTCAGTGAAAGTAGTTTGGTTACAGTAATTAGAAAGACAATGGTGTCTGTCTAATTCAGTAAAAATTTGGCACTGAATTCTGGTGGAATAATTTCTATGTTTTCGTAGGTTTTGGACATCCATCTCTGAATTAGCTATAATTTGGATAGATATTTGAGTGTTGGCTATCTCAGACTGCAACATCTGACCATAAAAACTATTTTGCAGAGGATGAAGCAGACCGGAAAAACAGAAAGAAGACAAGAGCAGTAGAAGTGCAAGTTGGACAGgcctctaaattaaaatatgctCCTGAACGTGCTGATGTAGTTATAAAAAGCAATGCTGCTGCTAGAAGACATGTTCAAACTGAGGGACTCTCTATTCCAACTGATAATTTTATTAAGGAGCAAAAGGTGGTCGATTCATAAGTATCCCATGTCAAACACTGAATATTCATGACATTATTCGAATATGGTTCAATTATCATTGATGATTAACTTAACAATATTCTTTATTTTCTGATTCAGATGGATTTTTCTGCTAGAATGAACCTGCCTGGGAAAGTAAAAGTGAAGAAAAAAAATGACATCGAACAAATGGGATTATTGAATAAAAAGGTTAAAATATTGGCAGATGGAATGAATGTAAGTTGCTCCTTCTAACCTGTGATTTATATATAGAGCAGATCAAGATTTAGCTTGTGAGTGTTTGCAATATGCTATGCAAAAGTCATTTGATCTGTCTAGTTTCTTAGTAGTCTGGTTGCCATCTACTCAGAACTCGCCTGAACTCTGAAGCGCTATTTATCTTGTACTTCCTAGTATAGAAGGAGCCAGGTTTACATTTGCTTGATTATAGGGTACTTTTCCTGTACAAATGAAATTTACCTCTTAAATATTTAAGTGATAATTATAATCTCAATCATTTACTACAGTGTTCTATTCTACTAATGTATCaaatataaaaatgaaaaagaagATACATCAATGGTCATATGAATTAAATTTCCTTATAGAAGTTGAGATGTCTGACAGCAGGCTTAGTAGGCTAGTTGCATAATGAATGTGGGTGCACTCTGCAGCAACACAAGACAACAGGCTTGTTTAGATGTACAGATGACGATATTAGAAGGCACGGTGATCCTTTATGTTTACTGGGTAAAAGAGTTCTTATGCcaaaaagaaagaatttttaaaaaatatagagaTCGTTTAAAATCAGTAACTGATCGTCAGATACCAATCATTTAAGTGCTACCTTCTTCCTTTTAATTGGGCCAAGGGTTTTCCCCCACATTTGGTTGGGTTTGGAGTGGGTTTCGGTGTAAGAAACCAATAGTGTGTCTGATGAAACAATAATGGATTTATATGAATACTCTGGTCTTGTTCAAATCAGTGTTGCTTCTGGATATTAGATAGGTTACAATATTGATTACTGAATTATCTTTTCCTTGAATGTCTTCATTTATTTCACGTGTTGCACAACTGATATGAAAAACTTACTTGAAAAATAGGTGATCAAGGAAAAGAAATCCGCAAGAGAGAGTTTTGTCTGTGGAGCATGTGGTCAGGTTTGTCTCTAGATTCTAGTCTGTTATTTTAATGGATTGCGTGACATTAATACAGTGGACTGCTAGTCCACTGCTGTAGTCCTTTAACTTTATTTCTATTAATAAATAAACGTTTCCTAAAAAAAAGTATTACAGTTTTGTGCCAAGAACGTTGAATTATACCCTTATCTATTTTCTTGACCAGCTTGGTCATATGAGGACCAACAAGAACTGCCCCAAGTACGGCGAAGATCCTGAAACACGAGTGGAAACCACAGATCTTGGGAAGTTATCTGCGAAATCTAATTTCATAGATCAAGCAGAGTCGAGTCAGCAAAAATCTCTTTCAAGGAATATTTTTCCGAAAAGTGTGACCAAGGTTGTTGGTTTTGACGTCACAGAAGATGATAAACCTACTTCGAAAGCAAAAACTCTCAAGGTCAAGTGTGGTGCTACTGACAAGTTTTCAGAAACGTCACAAGGCTCGGATAAACAGATTATAGCAGATTACGATACAGGAAACAAAGAGACTGTCAAAGTCAATAGAATAATATtttcaaacaaaacaaaacctGAAGATTTGCTGGTCGAACCTCATAAGCCCTCCATTGTGATAAAGCCTCCGGTGGAGGCTGATAGAGACCAGCATCGCAAGAAAATTATTATCAAACAACCAAAGGAGATAGTTAATTTAGATGATAATTACCTGGATGgaagtttggattttgactacAGGAAAACGAAGAAGATCGTTGAATTGTCAAGTTTTGATATTCGCAAGGAGCATGAAATCAAAACCTTTTATGAAGAACCATCTAGGACAAGAGGTGCAGAGAGTAACAAATGGTGGGAGGAAGAGAAAAGTAGAAAGCCTGAGAGACAGCAGGAAGAAAGATCCAAGAGGTTAGAAAAGGTGAGGAACACTGAAGAGCAGCCAGCATACATAATGATGTACGCAAATGGCATTAGAAGAGAaagggaagaagaagaagagctaAAAAAAGCGACAGCAAGGGCAAAGAAGGCAAAAAAGAGAAGCCATGAAATCATGGGTGATTACTCGGACGACGTTCCTCCGAGAAGAAACGACAGAAGAATACCCGAGAAAGACAGAATGGTGCTGAGGAGGCCGCCCTCAGAGTATGTAAAGCATGCTCCGGAGTACCCCCAGCCGTCTAAACGGAGAAGGGGAGGGGAGGTGAGTGGTTTTTATTCTCTCAAGTTGTCTTTCTCAAGTTGAATAACAAACTTACATTCAGTGCATTTCAATTGAATTTGCAGGTCGGTTTGTCAAACATCTTGGAAAACATTGTGGAGACACTGAAAGACAGAAAAGAGATATCCTTCCTTTTTGTGAAGCCAGTGTCCAAGAAAGAAGCTCCTGATTATTTAGACATCATTGACCGTCCCATGGATTTGGCAACAATTAGGGACAAAGTTAGGAGAATGGAGTACAAAAATCGTGATGATTTTAGGCACGATGTGTGTCAGATTGTATTTAATGCTCATAGATACAACGACCGACGTAATCCAGGTATTCCTCCTCTTGCAGACCAACTTCTTGAGCTCTGTGACTACTTGTTAGATCAATATGACGAAGACTTGAGGGAAGCAGAGGCTGGGATTGATTGAACAAACCACATACAGTAGATTTTTTACACTGTCGTTTTTCTTAGTTACTCATTTTGGACGCTTCATTTCTCTCGGTTGGCCTTCCCCTTGATTTCCGTTGGGAGTTACCCATCattgttgtatatatgtatGATTTTGGTATGTATAGATTTTTTCCATATATGAACCCTCAAGAAAATTTTCTCTGGGTTCTATCAATTTATTAAAATTCTCTGTAGGATGTCTTTTACCTGTGAAACTGCTGTGCTAATCTGCTGTATGTAGTTTTACTGCAAAATTTACGAGTGTGCTCTCTTGAAACTATATCAACACGGTGGAGGATGAGGAAAGCTAGATTTACTTGTTCATTTCTAAATATGTTGCACCATTTTTTAATTTCTCCATGTTTTGTATGAATCAGTTAAACTTTACTTATTATGGATTATAAACTTGATCGTGGAAGATGATTTGATAGTTACTTGACGAGTATTTCTCGAACTTTATTATAAAAGTTAAAAGTCAAACATGATAAAAAGAAGTTTAAGATTAAAATGCTCACCTGTtatcttattaattaattattgtaaaaattaattttactgattatatataattaatttgttATGAGAATAAAAATCATAAGTGATGTCAATTTATTTAGGGAGTGTTTGGTTTGCTTGATTAGgtgggtttattttttttaaatccacTTAATCACTCGTTTGGTTCGATTTTTATTAAACTCACAAGTCAATTCCTATAAGATTAGGTTAAtagtataaaataatatttcccCCCTAGGATTTATCCCACTTTAAACCTCatattttccaattttaccctttttTAAATACATCACTCCGTACGATCGTCCGTCGCCGCCACCCGCCCCGTCCAAACTCGGCGACATCCGCGCGGCCGGCCGTTCAGGT
It encodes:
- the LOC140841926 gene encoding LOW QUALITY PROTEIN: transcription initiation factor TFIID subunit 1-like (The sequence of the model RefSeq protein was modified relative to this genomic sequence to represent the inferred CDS: inserted 2 bases in 1 codon; deleted 1 base in 1 codon); translated protein: MPRRSSGDDEDVYEEGSDTKDDEDEYEEGAGGNRLLGFMFGNVDNSGDLDVDYLDEDAKEHLAALADKLGQSLTEIDLTTKSPQTPSDGTDQDYDKKAENAVDYEDIDEQYEGPEVQAATEEDYLLPKKDFFSKEVSVTTLENATSVFDDENYDEDDEAELEKQAMAVDNDETRHSSPSGKLNHSHTELSQGESLAEAIQYEDKHEMENLDTYIVGSEEDTNVSEEPIDGDRSPMLPVLYVEDGKAILRFSEIFGIHDPIKKAERRDRRNMIPKEKFKSFQASAIVEEDEENYLKAPCRDFSWMKPFHFKDELASLDDGRELMKSGIGRGTGTMAVGLDHRRKDCCVSSEPLRNLPSFSIGPEWNSPLSPIFYPFDQQDWEDEIIWNNSPSASGYYIESCELSGPDSDSLDDKDRELEAPKVWSELYDMDHDSFQNSCVSVEPFNSEELSQFSNLSLTESRYHPQLLRLESRLDKDSSNVEGAKDGGAETKXACDAIKCFASLSLQNRTLMEGSWLDDIVWEPHQSFAKPKLILDLQDEQMLFEVPDSKDVNHLRSHAGAMIISRSVLPSGDSPELQGHGVPSAGRFNISNDKYYSIRKSSQQLRSHSKKRTVHGLKVLHSVPAQKLQTMKAKLSNKDIANFHRPKALWYPHDIEVPLKEYVKPTTHGTMKIIMKSLGGRGSKLHVDAEEIISNVKVKASKKLDFKLSEPVRIFHSGRELEENSSLADQDVRPNSVLHLIRTKIHLLPRAQKVPGENKSLRPPGAFKKKSDLSVKDGHVFLMEYCEERPLLLGNPGMGARLCTYYQKSSPGDQTGIFLRNGNNELGSVVILDPADKSPFLGDLKAGSRQSCLETNMYKAPIFQHKVSSTDYLLVRSAKGKLSIRRIDRIDVVGQQEPHVEVMSPGSKVVQFYIMNRLLVYMYREFRAAEKRGLRPSMRADELSALFPGLSEAFLRKRLKNCAEFQRGANGHFLWVMKRNFRIPSEEELRRMVTPENVCSYERMQAGLYRLKRLGISRLTLPTGLSSAMNQLPDEAITLAAASHIERELQITPWNLSSNFVSCTNQDRENIERLEITGVGDPSGRGLGFSYVRATPKAPISNSMVKKKPVVGKGSTVTGTDADLRRLSMEAARELLLKFNVPEEQIAKQTRWHRIALIRKLSSEQAASGVKVDPTTVSKFARGQRMSFLQLQQQTREKCQEIWDRQVQSLCAGDGEENESESEANSDLDSFAGDLENLLDAEEGEEGEDSDYESKHDTVDGVKSLKMRRRPFQTQAEEVIEDEAAEAAELCRMLMDEDEADRKNRKKTRAVEVQVGQASKLKYAPERADVVIKSNAAARRHVQTEGLSIPTDNFIKEQKMDFSARMNLPGKVKVKKKNDIEQMGLLNKKVKILADGMNVIKEKKSARESFVCGACGQLGHMRTNKNCPKYGEDPETRVETTDLGKLSAKSNFIDQAESSQQKSLSRNIFPKSVTKVVGFDVTEDDKPTSKAKTLKVKCGATDKFSETSQGSDKQIIADYDTGNKETVKVNRIIFSNKTKPEDLLVEPHKPSIVIKPPVEADRDQHRKKIIIKQPKEIVNLDDNYLDGSLDFDYRKTKKIVELSSFDIRKEHEIKTFYEEPSRTRGAESNKWWEEEKSRKPERQQEERSKRLEKVRNTEEQPAYIMMYANGIRREREEEEELKKATARAKKAKKRSHEIMGDYSDDVPPRRNDRRIPEKDRMVLRRPPSEYVKHAPEYPQPSKRRRGGEVGLSNILENIVETLKDRKEISFLFVKPVSKKEAPDYLDIIDRPMDLATIRDKVRRMEYKNRDDFRHDVCQIVFNAHRYNDRRNPGIPPLADQLLELCDYLLDQYDEDLREAEAGID